One segment of Methylocella silvestris BL2 DNA contains the following:
- the tsaD gene encoding tRNA (adenosine(37)-N6)-threonylcarbamoyltransferase complex transferase subunit TsaD, protein MRVLGIETTCDETAAAVVQLNPGGAGEILSNEVMSQIAEHAAYGGVVPEIAARAHIEVLDRLVARALEDAKIKLAELDGIAAAAGPGLVGGVIVGLTTAKALALASHKPFIAVNHLEAHALTARLTDGVDFPYLLLLVSGGHTQLVAVKGVGDYLRLGSTVDDAVGEAFDKVAKMLGLAYPGGPEVERMAAKGDPTRFDFPRPMQGRAKPDFSLSGLKTAVRVAAQRIHSPSQTDVADLCASFQAAIVDTMIDRSRAGLRLFRERVGDCNAMVVAGGVGANGAIRRALSRFCAESGLRLILPPPQLCTDNGAMIAWAGIERLSLGLVDDMTFAARPRWPLDSNAEAAHHGKA, encoded by the coding sequence ATGCGCGTACTTGGCATTGAAACCACCTGTGACGAGACCGCCGCCGCGGTCGTGCAGCTGAACCCCGGCGGCGCCGGCGAGATACTCTCCAATGAAGTCATGAGCCAGATCGCCGAACATGCCGCCTATGGCGGCGTGGTTCCCGAAATCGCCGCGCGCGCCCATATCGAAGTGCTCGACCGGCTAGTCGCCCGCGCCCTGGAAGACGCCAAGATCAAGCTCGCCGAGCTCGACGGGATCGCCGCCGCGGCCGGACCGGGGCTCGTCGGCGGCGTCATCGTTGGCCTCACCACGGCCAAGGCGCTGGCTCTGGCGAGCCACAAGCCCTTTATCGCCGTCAATCATCTCGAGGCGCATGCGTTGACCGCCCGGCTGACCGACGGCGTCGACTTCCCCTACCTGCTCCTGCTGGTCTCGGGCGGCCATACCCAGCTCGTCGCCGTCAAGGGCGTCGGCGACTATCTGAGGCTCGGCTCGACCGTCGACGACGCCGTCGGCGAGGCGTTCGACAAAGTCGCCAAGATGCTTGGCCTCGCCTATCCGGGCGGCCCCGAAGTGGAGCGCATGGCGGCCAAGGGCGATCCAACAAGGTTTGATTTTCCTCGGCCGATGCAAGGACGCGCCAAGCCGGATTTTTCTCTCTCGGGCCTCAAGACCGCCGTCCGGGTGGCGGCGCAGCGCATTCATTCGCCGAGCCAGACGGATGTCGCCGATCTTTGCGCCTCGTTTCAGGCGGCGATCGTCGACACGATGATCGACCGCTCGCGCGCAGGCTTGCGGCTGTTTCGCGAGCGCGTTGGCGACTGCAACGCAATGGTTGTCGCTGGCGGAGTCGGCGCCAATGGCGCGATCCGTCGCGCCTTGAGCCGATTTTGCGCCGAAAGCGGGCTGCGGCTCATTTTGCCGCCGCCGCAGCTTTGCACCGACAATGGCGCGATGATCGCCTGGGCTGGGATCGAGCGGCTGTCGCTCGGCCTCGTCGACGATATGACTTTCGCCGCGCGGCCGCGCTGGCCGCTCGACTCCAACGCCGAAGCCGCACATCACGGCAAGGCTTAA
- the hemC gene encoding hydroxymethylbilane synthase produces the protein MRRRLAVAHDVSEEALDLVVIKTTGDVILDRALSEAGGKGLFTKELDLALMRGEIGIAVHSAKDLPTQLPDEIAILGYLPREDVRDAWISPHAQHPLGLAAGSVVGTASLRRGAIVRRLRPDLNVVLLRGNVETRLAKLAGGEVDATLLALAGLKRLGLEAKASALLDPEEFVPAAGQGAIAITARTGDESTRALISPILDLDTGLALAAERAFLAVLDGSCKTPIGAYARLEGGRLVFHALVLKPDGSACFEARVSGEPGEAIALGEGAGRDLISRIPPDLFED, from the coding sequence CTGCGGCGCCGTCTTGCCGTCGCGCATGATGTTTCGGAAGAAGCGCTCGACCTCGTCGTCATCAAGACGACGGGCGACGTCATCCTCGATCGCGCCCTCAGCGAGGCGGGCGGCAAGGGGCTGTTCACCAAAGAGCTCGACCTCGCGCTCATGCGCGGCGAGATCGGGATCGCCGTTCACTCGGCCAAGGATCTGCCGACGCAGCTGCCCGACGAGATCGCCATTCTCGGCTATCTGCCGCGCGAGGACGTGCGCGACGCCTGGATTTCACCGCACGCGCAGCATCCTCTCGGCCTCGCCGCAGGCAGCGTCGTCGGCACGGCATCGCTGCGCCGCGGCGCGATCGTGCGGCGGCTGCGGCCGGACCTCAATGTCGTGCTTTTGCGGGGCAACGTCGAAACGCGTCTCGCCAAGCTCGCGGGCGGCGAGGTCGACGCGACTCTGCTCGCCCTCGCCGGACTGAAGCGCCTCGGCCTTGAAGCCAAGGCGAGCGCGCTGCTGGACCCGGAAGAATTTGTGCCGGCGGCCGGGCAGGGGGCGATCGCGATCACCGCGCGGACGGGCGATGAATCCACGCGCGCGCTGATCTCGCCGATCCTCGACCTGGACACGGGGCTCGCGCTCGCAGCCGAACGCGCATTCCTCGCCGTTCTCGACGGATCGTGCAAAACGCCCATCGGCGCTTACGCGCGGCTGGAAGGCGGGCGCCTCGTCTTCCACGCGCTCGTGCTGAAGCCGGACGGCTCGGCCTGTTTCGAGGCGCGCGTCAGCGGCGAGCCGGGCGAGGCCATAGCGCTCGGCGAAGGCGCCGGCCGCGATCTCATCTCGCGCATTCCGCCCGATCTGTTCGAGGATTGA
- a CDS encoding uroporphyrinogen-III synthase, with protein sequence MLVLLTRAFDEAMRTAAKLTALGHHAILSPVLEMAPTGAEWPQCVVDGALATSTQAFELLSQSGDWPSPEARRLTPLHVVGERTKAAARERGFEGRTSVAPDAKILASSLIGALAGRTPSRFVYLAGRDRKPDLEAALTDAGHSVDVVEVYAAQALDALDTEAAALIEAGQIGAILHYSRRSADIFLRLAAETGLDISRIPHVAISADAAAPLKAARFPSVHIAEIPNEQGMLDALQGLAHQESVDRADYVKS encoded by the coding sequence ATGCTGGTGTTGCTCACCCGCGCCTTCGATGAGGCGATGCGCACGGCGGCCAAGCTGACCGCGCTCGGGCATCACGCGATTCTCTCGCCGGTGCTCGAAATGGCGCCGACCGGCGCGGAATGGCCGCAATGCGTGGTCGATGGCGCGCTCGCCACCAGCACGCAGGCGTTTGAACTTCTATCCCAGTCGGGAGACTGGCCCTCGCCGGAGGCGCGGCGCCTGACGCCGCTGCATGTCGTCGGCGAGCGCACCAAAGCAGCCGCGCGCGAACGCGGATTTGAAGGACGAACAAGCGTCGCCCCCGACGCCAAAATTCTCGCCTCGAGCCTGATCGGCGCCCTCGCCGGCAGAACGCCGTCGCGGTTCGTCTATCTCGCCGGCCGCGACCGCAAGCCGGATCTCGAGGCGGCGCTGACGGATGCGGGCCATAGCGTCGACGTCGTCGAAGTATATGCGGCGCAGGCGCTCGACGCGCTCGACACGGAAGCCGCGGCTCTGATCGAGGCGGGGCAGATCGGCGCGATCCTGCATTATTCCCGGCGCAGCGCGGATATTTTCCTGCGCCTCGCGGCTGAGACGGGGCTCGACATATCGCGCATCCCGCATGTGGCGATTTCGGCTGACGCCGCCGCGCCCTTGAAGGCGGCGCGCTTCCCATCCGTCCACATCGCCGAAATTCCAAATGAGCAAGGCATGCTCGACGCGCTGCAAGGACTCGCCCATCAAGAAAGTGTTGATCGCGCCGACTATGTGAAGTCTTGA
- a CDS encoding ABC transporter substrate-binding protein has protein sequence MGRKTVRSLLVGCAFALLVASLWAFAATAAPQTGAAAAPLNVKIGVIRTIHSRDTISILDIPAEDDGVAGAKLAIEDNNTTGKFLNQTFEIADVKLKEGEDPVVALNALVDQGIGLILADVPAAQLLALADAAHGKNILLFNVGAPEDSLREEDCRANVIHVGPTHSMLADGLAQYLVWKRWPRWLLIKGSHPQDELFAAALRRSAKKFGAKIVEERVYEDTGGGRRSDSGSVQTQRLIPTATQSAPAYDVLVAADESDVFAGYLPYRNYDPRPVVGSAGLKPTSWDATHEQWGAIQLQNRFYKLASRRMNERDNQAWVAARIIGEAATRAGSNDPKTLRDYIVGPEFSIAAFKGQKQTLRSWNQQLRQPILLGDGRMIVSVSPQEGFLHQTSELDTLGFDQPETKCKLR, from the coding sequence ATGGGGAGGAAGACAGTCCGATCGCTTTTGGTCGGATGCGCCTTTGCACTTCTCGTCGCCTCGCTATGGGCCTTCGCCGCGACGGCGGCGCCGCAGACGGGGGCCGCCGCCGCGCCGCTCAATGTCAAGATTGGCGTTATCCGCACCATCCATTCGCGCGACACGATTTCGATTCTCGACATCCCGGCCGAAGACGATGGCGTCGCCGGCGCGAAACTCGCGATCGAAGACAACAACACCACCGGAAAATTCCTCAACCAGACATTCGAGATCGCCGACGTCAAGCTGAAGGAGGGCGAAGATCCGGTCGTCGCGCTGAACGCGCTTGTCGATCAGGGAATTGGCCTGATCCTCGCCGACGTTCCCGCCGCGCAGCTTCTTGCGCTTGCCGACGCCGCGCATGGCAAGAATATCCTGTTGTTCAATGTCGGCGCGCCGGAGGATTCGCTGCGCGAGGAAGATTGCCGCGCCAATGTGATCCATGTCGGCCCGACCCATTCGATGCTGGCCGATGGGCTGGCTCAATATCTTGTCTGGAAGCGCTGGCCGCGCTGGCTCCTGATCAAGGGCTCGCATCCTCAGGACGAGCTTTTCGCGGCCGCGCTGCGTCGTTCGGCGAAAAAATTCGGCGCCAAGATCGTCGAAGAGCGCGTCTATGAAGATACCGGGGGCGGGCGCCGCTCCGATTCCGGCAGCGTGCAGACGCAACGTCTGATCCCGACCGCAACGCAAAGCGCCCCGGCCTATGACGTGCTCGTCGCCGCCGATGAATCCGACGTGTTCGCGGGCTATCTGCCCTATCGCAATTACGATCCGCGCCCCGTCGTCGGCTCGGCCGGCCTGAAGCCGACGAGCTGGGACGCGACCCATGAGCAATGGGGCGCAATTCAATTGCAGAACCGATTCTACAAGCTGGCTTCGCGACGGATGAACGAACGGGACAATCAGGCCTGGGTCGCCGCCCGCATCATCGGCGAGGCGGCGACCCGCGCGGGCTCGAACGATCCAAAAACGCTGCGCGACTATATTGTCGGCCCTGAGTTTTCCATCGCCGCCTTCAAGGGCCAGAAGCAAACCTTGCGATCCTGGAATCAACAGCTGCGCCAGCCGATCCTGCTTGGCGACGGACGCATGATCGTGTCTGTTTCGCCGCAGGAAGGTTTTCTGCACCAGACGTCGGAACTTGACACCCTCGGCTTCGATCAACCGGAAACCAAATGCAAACTGCGCTGA
- a CDS encoding YVTN family beta-propeller repeat protein: MQTALKFSARAAVVLALSLSFARSPAMAATAYVSNEKGNSITVIDDAKLAVADTVKVGRRPRGIVLNKDNTQLFICAGDDDTIQILDLKTLKIVGDLPSGADPELLILSPDGALLYVANENNNLVTVIDVATRKVLEQIPVGVEPEGMALSPDGKILVNTSETTNMAHMIDTATRKIFANVLVDARPRSAQFTPDGKELWVSAEVGGTVSVISVADAKVLQKITFDIPGLAKEAIQPVGIRFSQDGAKAFVALGPANRVAVIDVASRKVAKYLLVGQRVWQLAFTPDYSHLYATNGVSNDVSVIDPASLKVVKSIPVGPFPWGVAIAP; the protein is encoded by the coding sequence ATGCAAACTGCGCTGAAATTTTCCGCGAGGGCGGCCGTCGTCTTAGCGCTCTCGCTTTCCTTCGCGCGCTCTCCCGCGATGGCGGCGACGGCGTATGTCTCGAATGAAAAGGGCAACTCGATCACCGTCATCGACGACGCCAAGCTGGCGGTCGCCGACACCGTCAAGGTCGGGCGGCGCCCGCGCGGAATTGTTCTCAACAAGGACAACACCCAGCTGTTCATCTGCGCCGGCGATGACGACACGATCCAGATTCTCGATCTCAAGACTTTGAAGATCGTCGGCGATCTGCCGTCGGGCGCCGACCCCGAATTGCTGATTCTGAGCCCGGACGGCGCTCTCCTTTATGTCGCGAATGAGAACAACAATCTTGTCACCGTGATCGACGTGGCGACGCGCAAGGTCCTCGAGCAGATTCCGGTTGGAGTCGAGCCGGAGGGCATGGCGCTGAGCCCTGACGGGAAAATTCTCGTCAACACCTCCGAAACGACCAATATGGCCCACATGATCGATACGGCGACGCGCAAGATCTTCGCCAATGTCCTCGTCGACGCGCGGCCGCGCTCCGCCCAGTTCACGCCAGACGGCAAGGAGCTGTGGGTGTCGGCGGAGGTCGGCGGCACGGTGAGCGTCATCAGCGTCGCCGACGCCAAGGTGCTGCAGAAAATCACCTTCGATATTCCCGGTCTCGCCAAGGAGGCGATTCAGCCCGTCGGCATCCGCTTCAGCCAGGACGGCGCGAAGGCCTTTGTCGCGCTTGGACCGGCAAATCGCGTCGCCGTCATCGATGTCGCCTCGCGCAAGGTCGCGAAATATCTGCTGGTCGGCCAACGCGTCTGGCAACTGGCCTTCACGCCCGACTACAGCCATCTTTACGCGACCAACGGCGTCTCGAACGACGTTTCCGTGATCGACCCCGCGAGCCTCAAGGTCGTGAAATCGATTCCCGTCGGTCCGTTCCCCTGGGGCGTCGCCATCGCGCCATAG
- a CDS encoding ABC transporter ATP-binding protein, producing MTRPQSLTDPSKDQAPEAALKIDRVSHFYGKRKALDDVSFEVRPASFTVLLGLNGAGKSTLFSLITRLFGVRSGAISIFGFDVARTPGEALRRLGVVFQARTLDLDLSIEQNLAYHAALHGIGAATAKARAADVLAKVDMLDRLKDKARALSGGQMRRVEIARALLHRPRMLLLDEPTVGLDVKARADILAHVRNLVATEGVGVLWATHLIDEILPGDNVVVLHRGKLLDAGKVEEVCARAGAADMTAAFNSLTGEAATEAQ from the coding sequence GTGACGAGGCCTCAAAGCTTGACTGATCCTTCCAAAGACCAGGCGCCGGAAGCTGCGCTCAAAATTGACCGGGTCAGCCATTTCTACGGCAAGCGCAAGGCGCTCGACGATGTCTCCTTTGAGGTGCGTCCGGCGAGCTTCACCGTGCTGCTTGGGTTGAACGGCGCGGGCAAGAGCACGCTGTTTTCCTTGATCACACGGCTGTTCGGCGTGCGCTCCGGAGCGATTTCCATTTTCGGCTTCGATGTCGCGCGAACGCCCGGCGAAGCGCTGCGCCGGCTCGGCGTCGTGTTCCAGGCGCGAACGCTCGACCTCGATCTCTCCATTGAGCAAAACCTTGCCTATCATGCGGCGCTGCACGGCATTGGAGCCGCGACGGCGAAAGCGCGCGCCGCCGATGTCCTCGCCAAAGTCGACATGCTCGATCGCCTCAAAGACAAGGCGCGGGCGCTGTCCGGGGGGCAGATGCGCCGCGTCGAGATCGCTCGCGCCCTGCTGCACCGGCCGCGCATGCTGCTGCTCGACGAACCGACCGTCGGCCTCGACGTCAAGGCCCGCGCGGACATTCTCGCGCATGTGCGCAATCTCGTTGCGACCGAGGGCGTTGGCGTTTTGTGGGCGACCCATCTCATCGACGAGATTCTGCCCGGCGACAATGTCGTCGTGTTGCATCGCGGCAAATTGCTCGACGCCGGCAAGGTCGAGGAGGTCTGCGCGCGGGCCGGCGCCGCCGACATGACCGCGGCGTTCAACAGCCTGACCGGCGAAGCCGCTACGGAGGCGCAGTGA
- a CDS encoding ABC transporter permease, which translates to MSVQSAAPAEPRGFSLVQYAVCLKGIVWREALRFLHQRERFVSALVRPLVWLFIFAAGFRSVLGVSIIPPYETYVLYDVYITPGLIAMIQLFNGMQSSLSMVYDREMGNMRTLLVSPLPRWYLLTSKLVAGASVSILQVYAFLLIAWFWEIEPPTLWGYLTILPALILSGLMFGALGMLLSSLIRQLENFAGVMNFVIFPMFFASSALYPLWRVREGSPWLAFVCEINPFTHAVELIRFAFWGQVNFTSLAVVAGCAALFLGAAIIAYDPSRGMLMRREG; encoded by the coding sequence ATGAGCGTTCAGTCCGCCGCGCCCGCCGAACCCCGGGGCTTCAGCCTTGTCCAATATGCGGTCTGCCTCAAAGGAATCGTCTGGCGCGAGGCGCTACGGTTCCTGCATCAACGTGAGCGTTTCGTCTCGGCGCTGGTGCGGCCCCTGGTCTGGCTGTTCATTTTCGCCGCGGGCTTTCGCTCCGTGCTCGGCGTCTCGATCATTCCGCCATACGAAACCTATGTGCTCTACGACGTCTACATCACGCCGGGGCTCATCGCGATGATCCAGCTTTTCAACGGGATGCAATCGTCGCTGTCGATGGTTTATGATCGAGAGATGGGCAATATGCGCACGCTGCTGGTCAGCCCGCTGCCGCGCTGGTACCTCTTAACGTCAAAGCTCGTCGCCGGCGCCTCGGTGTCGATCTTGCAGGTCTACGCCTTCCTGTTGATCGCCTGGTTCTGGGAGATCGAGCCGCCGACGCTTTGGGGCTATCTGACTATTTTGCCTGCGTTGATTCTGTCGGGCCTGATGTTCGGCGCGCTCGGGATGTTGCTGTCCTCGCTGATTCGCCAGCTGGAGAATTTTGCGGGCGTGATGAATTTCGTCATCTTCCCGATGTTCTTCGCCTCAAGCGCGCTCTATCCGTTATGGCGCGTCAGGGAGGGCAGCCCGTGGCTCGCCTTCGTTTGCGAGATCAACCCGTTTACGCATGCCGTCGAATTGATCCGCTTCGCCTTCTGGGGGCAGGTCAATTTTACGTCATTGGCGGTGGTCGCCGGATGCGCCGCGCTGTTCCTCGGCGCCGCCATCATCGCCTATGATCCCTCGCGCGGCATGTTGATGCGGCGCGAGGGTTAG
- a CDS encoding c-type cytochrome, which yields MNFRYASIIAALAFMGPTAAAYAADAAAGETLFKQKCAVCHKIGEGAKNFVGPELNGIIGRVAGAGSAGYSYSDGLKASGITWDSDKLHAWLTNPKALVPGTKMIFAGLPKEEDRDNVVAFLSQFDADGKKK from the coding sequence ATGAATTTCAGATATGCTTCGATCATCGCGGCGCTTGCTTTCATGGGCCCCACAGCGGCCGCCTACGCCGCCGACGCCGCGGCGGGGGAAACCCTCTTCAAGCAGAAATGCGCCGTTTGCCATAAGATTGGCGAAGGGGCCAAGAATTTTGTCGGTCCTGAGCTCAATGGCATCATCGGCCGCGTCGCCGGCGCGGGATCTGCAGGATATTCCTATTCCGACGGCCTCAAGGCCTCGGGCATCACCTGGGATTCGGACAAGCTGCACGCTTGGCTGACCAACCCGAAAGCGCTGGTCCCCGGCACCAAGATGATCTTCGCCGGCCTCCCGAAGGAAGAAGACCGCGACAATGTCGTCGCATTCTTGTCGCAATTCGACGCCGACGGAAAGAAAAAATAA
- a CDS encoding ABC transporter substrate-binding protein, producing MSAEKRLIGRNVSFNRQRARKGELTAAAVICLSLMIGLCGRAEAADTLRLGVQKTGTFAWELAVIKAEKLDAKANLDLVVTELASTEAGKIALLGGSVDLIISDWLWVARERGLETNLVFYPYSTALGALMVPGDSAAQKLDDLRGKTLGVAGGPIDKSWLLLRALAQRGGLDLKARARVVFGAPALLYEKAVAGELDANLTFWNYAVALESRGFRRLIGMDEVERSLGAKGPLAMTGYVFDESLAKTHGDALARFFQVAHQARERLASSDADWQRIGKELGVTDPKELALYRQRYVDGFPKRSVADEEADAATLYAIVREIGGPELVGAATTLNPGVFYKGAGERTPADR from the coding sequence TTGAGCGCAGAAAAACGCCTAATCGGGAGAAACGTTTCATTCAACAGGCAGCGCGCGCGCAAGGGCGAGCTTACCGCCGCAGCGGTCATTTGTCTCAGCCTGATGATCGGCCTCTGCGGCCGGGCGGAGGCCGCCGATACGCTCCGTCTTGGCGTGCAGAAGACCGGCACCTTCGCCTGGGAGCTCGCGGTCATCAAGGCCGAAAAGCTGGACGCCAAGGCGAATCTTGACCTCGTCGTCACCGAACTTGCCTCGACGGAGGCGGGAAAGATCGCGCTGCTCGGCGGTTCGGTCGACCTCATCATCAGCGATTGGCTATGGGTCGCGCGCGAGCGCGGCCTTGAAACCAATCTCGTCTTCTATCCCTACTCGACGGCGCTCGGCGCCTTGATGGTTCCGGGCGATTCCGCAGCGCAAAAACTTGACGATCTCCGTGGCAAGACCCTTGGCGTCGCAGGCGGCCCAATCGACAAAAGCTGGCTTCTCCTGCGCGCGCTTGCGCAGCGCGGCGGACTTGATCTTAAAGCGCGCGCCCGCGTCGTCTTCGGCGCGCCGGCCCTGCTTTATGAAAAAGCCGTCGCCGGCGAGCTCGACGCAAATCTGACCTTCTGGAACTATGCCGTCGCGCTCGAATCCCGCGGTTTTCGCCGGCTGATCGGCATGGATGAGGTCGAGCGAAGCCTTGGCGCGAAGGGACCGCTGGCGATGACAGGCTATGTCTTCGATGAGAGCCTGGCGAAAACCCATGGCGACGCGCTTGCGCGGTTCTTCCAGGTGGCGCATCAGGCGCGCGAGCGGCTCGCCAGCTCCGACGCCGATTGGCAGCGGATCGGAAAAGAACTGGGGGTGACCGACCCGAAGGAGCTGGCGCTTTACCGGCAGCGCTATGTCGATGGTTTTCCGAAGCGCTCCGTCGCGGATGAGGAAGCGGACGCCGCCACCCTCTATGCGATCGTGCGCGAAATCGGCGGCCCGGAGCTCGTCGGCGCCGCGACGACGCTCAATCCGGGCGTCTTCTACAAGGGCGCGGGCGAGCGAACGCCGGCGGACCGCTGA
- a CDS encoding ABC transporter ATP-binding protein, producing the protein MLDVKVTRKALRTAAGQRRTVLGEVAFGLKSGEVAAVLGPSGCGKTTLLRIIAGLDRDFEGDVTLPSPRKIGMVFQEPRLLPWRTVRQNLLLAGAEAGPVLDSIVAALGLAAHLDHYPGELSLGLARRVAIARAFAISPTLLLLDEPFVSLDAALALRLRAELVALVEAQRTTTLIVTHDVEEAVALADRIIILSSQPGQMVADKFIESPRLSMTPAAAAQAKIDIEALIAGASR; encoded by the coding sequence ATGCTTGACGTCAAGGTCACGCGCAAGGCGCTGCGCACCGCCGCGGGGCAGAGGCGGACTGTTCTGGGCGAGGTGGCCTTTGGCCTCAAATCCGGCGAGGTCGCCGCCGTGCTTGGCCCGTCAGGCTGCGGCAAGACCACTTTGCTGCGGATCATCGCCGGCCTCGACCGAGATTTCGAAGGCGATGTCACGCTGCCGTCGCCGCGAAAAATCGGCATGGTTTTTCAGGAGCCGCGGCTGCTTCCCTGGCGGACCGTGCGGCAGAATCTGCTGCTGGCTGGCGCCGAAGCCGGTCCGGTGCTCGATTCGATTGTCGCTGCGCTCGGGCTCGCCGCCCATCTCGATCATTATCCCGGCGAATTGTCGCTTGGCCTCGCCCGCCGCGTCGCCATCGCCCGCGCTTTCGCGATCAGCCCGACGCTTCTCCTGCTTGACGAGCCTTTTGTTTCGCTCGACGCTGCGCTGGCCCTGCGCCTTCGCGCGGAGCTCGTCGCCCTTGTGGAGGCGCAAAGGACCACGACGCTGATCGTCACCCATGACGTCGAGGAGGCTGTGGCGCTTGCCGATCGCATCATTATTCTCTCCTCGCAGCCGGGCCAGATGGTCGCTGACAAATTCATCGAATCGCCGCGTCTTTCCATGACGCCGGCCGCGGCGGCGCAAGCCAAAATTGACATCGAGGCGCTGATCGCAGGGGCGTCGCGCTAG